The following are encoded together in the Strongyloides ratti genome assembly S_ratti_ED321, chromosome : 2 genome:
- a CDS encoding Calcium channel, voltage-dependent, beta 2b, translating into MPDGDTDLLVIGINLEIIKGTILLGKERKMHALARSNLQHFIISYKEPSTVLDERKALKLEKNFDSFSNIFDGRECHRQMKALIENDGRKKLEQAKKKSVSFAVRTLLPYNGCLDNDIPVPGKAVSFQVGQFLHIYEKFNNDWWIGRLVIDGSLMGFIPTPTKFQQIRTHRFKILQRGLKKSNSSSSMETTTGKGGQILYNQSMYYDVVPPMRPVCFIGPSLKGYYVTDFLQKGIFDCLKDSFKDRVNVCKMNDDAISNIGNKFHSTDLNESFYMEAEKIFKESNKMNLVLLENGNIDNPAHLKNSFLAPIIIYIRIENLKVLRKLIKSNDKCTVHEVKAQLAYAESLLRLGDDVFDLVLKENELPKVVKEIILFLETYWRATHPNWKEIEKNSFNASKSKISFSEPY; encoded by the exons ATGCCAGATGGAGATACTGATCTCCTGGTGATTGGTATTAatttagaaattattaaGGGCACCATATTATTAGGG aaagaaAGAAAGATGCATGCTCTGGCAAGAAGTAATTTacaacattttataattagtTATAAAGAACCAAGTACTGTATTAGATGAAAGAAAAGCTCTTAAATTAGAAAag AATTTCGATTCTTTTTCAAACATCTTTGATGGTAGAGAATGCCATCGACAAATGAAAGCATTAATAGAAAATGAtggtagaaaaaaattagaacAAGCTAAG aagAAAAGTGTATCATTTGCGGTTCGGACACTTCTTCCATACAATGGATGTCTTGATAATGACATTCCAGTACCAGGAAAAGCTGTATCATTTCAAGTGGGACAATTTTTACACATATATGAG aaatttaataatgattgGTGGATAGGGCGTTTAGTAATTGATGGATCATTAATGGGTTTTATACCAACACCTACAAAATTTCAACAAATTCGAACACATCGTTTCAAAATTCTCCAAAG agGACTCAAGAAATCTAATTCATCATCATCCATGGAAACAACAACTGGAAAAGGAGGCCAAATACTTTATAATCAATCTATGTATTATGATGTTGTTCCACCAATGAGACCAGTTTGTTTTATAGGACCATCATTAAAAGGatattat gtaaCAGATTTTCTTCAAAAAGGTATATTTGATTGTTTAAAAGATTCTTTCAAAGATCGAGTTAATGTATGTAAAATGAATGATGATGCTATTAGCAATATTGGTAACAAATTTCATTCAACAGATTTAAATG aatcattttatatggaagcagaaaaaatttttaaagaaagtaACAAAATGAATCTAGTTCTCCTAGAAAATGGGAACATTGATAATCCAGCACATctaaaaaattcatttttggcgcctattataatatatataagaatTGAAAATTTGAAG gttttaagaaaattaattaaaagtaatgaTAAATGTACTGTTCATGAGGTTAAAGCCCAATTAGCATATGCCGAAAGTTTACTCCGCCTGGGAGATGACGTTTTTGATTTggttttaaaagaaaatgaacTTCCTAAAGTtgttaaagaaattatattatttttagaaaccTATTGGAGAGCAACACACCCTAACTGGaaagaaatagaaaaaaattcatttaatgcttcaaaatctaaaatttcatttagTGAACCATATTAA
- a CDS encoding Transmembrane 9 superfamily member 4 — protein sequence MFLYFFLGLSFILTSHCFYVPGVAPVQFKIGDPIEIKGIKLESTKTGLPYEYYSVPFCKPPKDKLHYKSENIGELMRGDRIVNTLYNVQMKRDVDCASVCQTTNVFTIFKEDSYVLRKRIQEDYHVQLLVDNLPCATKFKDPETGEIFYDHGYRLDIVLKYHEPEPDVYRVVGFEVQPKSINSDSYSFSSPFQCSIDQSKGPQEVRETQNYIHWTYSIKWEESDIPWASRWDSYLNMKDHNIHYFSILNSIIIVGCLAGFLSAIIVKTVRRDIATYNKNEEMEDTLEESGWKLVHGDVFRPPRHQMILVNFVGSGIQLIGMIGITVTFAMLGMLSPSSRGSLATAAISLFCLMGLISGYHAGRLYKTLKGRNPKRCAFQTATLFPGIILCSGFILNFFLISKNSSGAIPFTTMLTLLFLWFGVDLPLVFLGFHFGYRKHPYHHPVRTNQIPRQVPDQPWYLKTIPSSFLAGILPFGAIFIELYFIFSAIWENQFYYLFGFLFIVCIIVFVVCCQIAVLVTYFLLCAENYHWWWKSFVISGGSAIYVMAYSVFYYYTKLNLIGFVPMVLYFAYSTLIAFSVWIMTGSIGFYAAYYFLLRIYSAVKID from the exons atgtttctatatttttttcttggTTTGTCTTTCATATTGACATCTCATTGTTTCTATGTTCCCGGTGTAGCACCTGTTCAATTTAAAATAGGAGATCCTATTGAAATAAag GGAATAAAATTAGAAAGTACTAAGACTGGTCTTCCATATGAATATTATAGTGTACCTTTTTGTAAACCACCTAAAGATAAGTTACATTATAAATCTGAAAATATTGGAGAGTTAATGAGAGGAGACAGAATTGtaaatactttatataatGTTCAAATGAAAAGAGATGTAGATTGTGCAAGTGTATGCCAAACAACTAATgtatttacaatttttaaagaagaTTCTTATGTTTTAAGAAAAAGAATTCAGGAAGATTATCATGTACAATTATTAGTTGATAATTTACCATGTGCTACTAAATTTAAAGATCCAGAAACAggtgaaatattttatgaccATGGTTATAGATTAG atattgtattaaaatatcatgaACCAGAACCTGATGTTTATAGAGTTGTTGGATTTGAAGTTCAAccaaaaagtattaattcTGATAGTTACTCTTTTTCAAGTCCATTCCAATGTTCAATTGATCAAAGTAAAGGCCCTCAAGAGGTTAGAGAAACTCAAAATTACATTCATTGGACATATTCTATTAAATGGGAAGAAAGTGATATCCCATGGGCTTCAAGATGGGattcatatttaaatatgaaagatcataatatacattatttctcaattttaaattcaattATAATTGTTGGATGCCTTGCCGGGTTTTTAAGTGCAATCATCGTAAAAACAGTTAGAAGAGATATTGctacatataataaaaatgaagaaatgGAAGATACATTAGAAGAAAGTGGTTGGAAATTGGTACATGGTGATGTTTTTAGGCCACCTCGTCATCAAATGATTTTAGTTAATTTTGTTGGATCAGGAATTCAACTTATTGGTATGATTGGTATTACAGTTACTTTTGCTATGTTAGGAATGTTATCACCTTCATCAAGAGGTTCATTAGCTACTGCTGCAATCTCATTATTCTGTCTTATGGGATTGATTTCTGGATATCATGCAGGaagattatataaaacattaaaaggAAGAAATCCAAAACGATGTGCTTTTCAAACGGCAACATTATTTCCAGGGATTATTTTATGTTCAGGTTTTATTCTCAACTTTTTcttaatttcaaaaaattcttCCGGTGCCATACCATTTACAACAATGTTAACATTACTTTTCTTATGGTTTGGTGTTGATTTACCTTTAGTATTTTTAGGTTTCCATTTCGGATACCGTAAACATCCTTATCATCATCCTGTTAGAACAAATCAAATTCCACGTCAAGTTCCAGATCAACCATGGtatttaaaaactattcCATCTTCTTTTCTTGCTGGTATTTTACCATTTGGTGCTATATTTATAGAATtgtatttcattttttctgCAATATGGgaaaatcaattttattatctatttggttttctttttatagtTTGCATAATTGTATTTGTGGTTTGTTGTCAAATAGCTGTTCTTGtaacatatttcttattatgTGCTGAAAATTATCATTGGTGGTGGAAATCTTTTGTTATCTCTGGTGGATCAGCAATTTATGTTATGGCTTATTCAGTTTTCTACtattatacaaaattaaatttaattggtTTTGTTCCAATGGTATTATATTTTGCATACAGTACTCTTATTGCATTTTCAGTATGGATAATGACAGGATCAATTGGATTTTATGCTGCATATTATTTCTTGTTAAGAATATATTCAGCTGTAAAAATTGATTAA
- a CDS encoding TM2 domain-containing protein, giving the protein MIDCKAKEVENYSNLSTARILLSLGGIFGAHRIYLKQYPEAFIYLSTFGGFLIAIFYDTLYLHQIVEEYNNKILNKQANENERYYNTPRRLFNIIPWNSILFLLAQVSYGIWIGTLFLGLKTMLKFEDDLFLSTAISIAIGVSFGVYIMGNTGSERRDLLPIWCASFALSFLCICILDLSYFNTLVFTSIAGTAMGNKVKLRNDLSKNNENVDNSKEFSFKHFLFWTFLFSLLLFSLYLGVSETILNRRIRVGKSFDSRTIRNIAYNFIMSNHGHNNRLFLSSIEITYLPSVHKNSKINGLFKVGDNDWTSSLTVFIVDVVRAISYKEFLVKGKNYKEDTIMHPMFWAFNRMFVLKSLEQKIFENDNVLMKVCEKTSKEYEKTIKFTYSMNDSSMKRNYKNLNTKKCCDNYTSFLKAMNTI; this is encoded by the coding sequence ATGATTGATTGTAAAGCAAAAGAAGttgaaaattattcaaatttatcCACAGCAAGAATACTTCTTTCTTTAGGAGGTATTTTTGGAGCACATAGAATATACCTTAAACAATATCCAGAagcatttatttatttatcaacaTTTGGTGGTTTTTTAATAgcaattttttatgataccTTATATCTTCATCAAATAGTTGAAGagtataataacaaaatattaaataaacaagCAAATGAAAATGAGCGTTATTATAATACTCCAAGaagattatttaatatcataCCATGgaattcaattttatttctgTTAGCTCAAGTATCTTATGGAATATGGATTGGTACACTATTTTTAGGATTGAAAACaatgttaaaatttgaagatgatctttttttatcaacagCTATTAGTATTGCTATAGGTGTTTCATTTGGAGTATATATAATGGGTAATACTGGTTCTGAAAGGAGAGATCTTCTACCGATATGGTGTGCCTCTTTTgctttatcatttttatgtatatgtatattagATTTATCATACTTTAATACATTAGTTTTTACTTCAATTGCTGGTACTGCAATGGGAAATAAAGTAAAGTTAAGAAATGActtaagtaaaaataatgaaaatgtgGATAATTCAAaagaattttcttttaaacatTTCCTTTTTTGGACTTTTTTGTTTAgtcttcttcttttttcaCTATATCTGGGTGTCTCTGAAACAATACTTAATCGTAGAATAAGAGTTGGTAAAAGTTTTGATAGTAGAACAATACGTAATATAgcttataattttattatgagTAATCATGGACATAACaatagattatttttatcttcaatTGAAATTACTTATTTACCTTCAGTTCacaaaaattcaaaaattaatggaCTTTTTAAGGTGGGTGATAATGATTGGACATCATCTCTTACTGTATTCATTGTGGATGTTGTACGTGCCATTTCTTACAAAGAATTTCTTGTAAAaggaaaaaattataaagaagATACAATAATGCATCCAATGTTTTGGGCTTTCAATAGGATGtttgtattaaaaagtttggagcaaaagatttttgaaaatgataatgtATTAATGAAAGTATGTGAAAAGACAAGTAAAGAATatgaaaaaacaataaaatttacttattCAATGAATGATTCTTCTATGAAGagaaattacaaaaatttaaatactaaaaaatgtTGTGACAATTATACAAGTTTCTTAAAAGCTATGAACACCATATGA
- a CDS encoding Mediator of RNA polymerase II transcription subunit 8 produces MSDILYGGYQHEPEKVKAAIKNLEHKVVEIKMNIENALYLLDLQQNVAFEDLMGLFTSLANAMAQMQTLLKRSALTASQDDSGAFLRSHLLVPQAISLEPNQLLLQKTEGRIPYWNHDVVPEFLSTKLNPELEAIDKAIENEKNLKSQELVTRQINQMNKHIDILLGALNEAGKVAAENHSNKPTYDNNETEIMVRAMMNGEGLPCRSQMSSSQTVQQKK; encoded by the coding sequence ATGAGTGATATATTATATGGTGGTTACCAACATGAACCTGAAAAAGTAAAAGCAGCAATAAAAAACCTTGAACATAAAGTTGTAGAgattaaaatgaatatagaAAACGCTTTGTATCTTTTGGATCTTCAACAAAATGTAGCATTTGAAGATTTGATGGGTTTATTTACTTCTTTGGCTAATGCTATGGCACAAATGCAAACATTACTAAAAAGATCTGCTTTAACAGCATCACAGGATGACAGTGGAGCTTTTTTACGTAGTCATTTATTAGTTCCACAAGCTATTTCATTAGAACCTAATCAATTACTTCTTCAAAAGACAGAAGGAAGAATTCCTTATTGGAATCATGATGTTGTACCAGAATTTCTTTCAACAAAACTTAACCCCGAATTGGAGGCAATTGATAAGGCaatagaaaatgaaaaaaatcttaaatCTCAGGAACTTGTTACGAGGCAAATTAATCAGATGAATAAACATATTGATATTCTTCTTGGTGCATTAAATGAAGCTGGAAAAGTTGCTGCTGAAAATCATTCAAATAAGCCAACATACGACAATAATGAAACAGAGATAATGGTTCGGGCAATGATGAATGGTGAAGGTTTACCTTGTAGAAGTCAAATGAGTAGTTCTCAAACAGtacaacaaaaaaagtaA
- a CDS encoding Nicotinic acetylcholine receptor family and Neurotransmitter-gated ion-channel transmembrane domain and Neurotransmitter-gated ion-channel family and Neurotransmitter-gated ion-channel ligand-binding domain and Nicotinic acetylcholine-gated receptor, transmembrane domain-containing protein, whose protein sequence is MLIFWLVILKILCIKIKSSPHEYRLLQDLKQDYDTSERPILNHTEAVEVNLRVLLQQIVDVDEKNQILNLVLWTQFTWSDYKLIWDPEEYGGIKTIQLPPDSVWKPDILLFNSADDKFDANFPVNVVIQNNGHVLYAPPAIIKTSCNIDSRWFPWDSQLCYLKYGSWTYGRDQLDLAVDSSGLESPHQMDLSYYVKHGEWDIISTPARRIATEFNNKKYVELYFYIHIKRKSLYYVINWIIPSSIISITNVLGFTLPSECGEKITLQITNLLSVLVFLGMVSDVTPVTSETIPIIALFFSASMLILGASIVSTILIINIFFRNPKTHKMTPWMKKIFLEYLPWLLLMNRPDKFFKRPEKIIPCKKRYKKYDTVIPPKYNSLSNPKLKENSSMTGRLMRVNSIASLERITSLHAENEAWKSVGGPLLRYNQDLINHVERKKRKLLVKKMSERTFYSTNGTCEDSDDLSSLRHEQLQDSTKYNENKHDLLYNSEGYCCRNVCINENKKFDNLITELHDFLKTAKQKIADEEEEENENADWKFMALVVDRLSLYIFCILILAAIIVIPCSLPSEETNYQLVE, encoded by the exons atGCTCATTTTTTGgcttgttattttaaaaattttatgtattaaaatCAAGTCAAGTCCTCATGAATATAGATTACTACAGGATTTAAAACAAGATTATGATACAAGTGAACGACCAATACTGAATCATACAGAGGCTGTTGAAGTTAATCTAAGAGTATTATTACAACAAATTGTTGATGTT gatgaaaaaaatcaaatattaaatttggTTCTTTGGACACAATTTACATGGAgtgattataaattaatatggGATCCAGAAGAATATGGTGGTATAAAGACAATACAATTACCACCTGATTCTGTTTGGAAACCTGAtatcttattatttaattctgCTGATGATAAATTTGATGCAAATTTTCCCGTTAATGTTGTTATTCAAAATAATGGACATGTATTATATGCACCACCAgcaattattaaaacatcaTGTAACATTGATTCTAGATGGTTTCCTTGGGATAGCCaattatgttatttaaaatatg GTTCTTGGACATATGGAAGAGATCAACTAGATTTGGCAGTTGATTCATCAGGACTAGAGTCACCACATCAAATGGATTTATCATATTATGTAAAACATGGTGAATGGGACATAATAAGCACACCAGCACGTAGAATAGCAActgaatttaataataaaaaatatgtagaattatatttttatattcatattaaaagaaaaagtttataCTATGTTATCAATTGGATTATTCCAAGTTCCATAATTAGTATTACAAATGTTCTTGGATTTACACTTCCATCAGAATGTGGTGAAAAAATAACACTTCAAATTACAAATTTACTATCAGTTTTAGTTTTTCTTGGAATGGTTTCGGATGTCACACCTGTTACCAGTGAAACAATTCCAATTAtagctttatttttttcagcATCAATGTTAATACTTGGAGCTTCAATTGTttcaacaattttaattattaatatattctttCGTAATCCCAAGACACATAAAATGACTCCATGG atgaaaaaaatttttcttgaaTATTTACCATGGCTTCTATTAATGAATCGAccagataaattttttaaaagaccTGAAAAGATAATTCCCTGTAAAAAAAGGTATAAAAAGTATGATACAGTTATTCCACCTAAATATAATTCATTATCAAATCCTAAATTGAAAGAAAATTCAAGTATGACTGGAAGATTAATGAGAGTTAATTCAATAGCTTCTTTAGAACGTATTACATCACTTCATGCTGAAAATGAAGCCTGGAAATCAGTTGGTGGACCATTACTTCGTTATAATCAagatttaataaatcatgtagaaagaaaaaaacgaaaattattggtaaaaaaaatgtctgAAAGAACTTTTTATTCAACAAATGGAACATGTGAAGATTCTGATGATTTATCATCATTAAGGCATGAACAATTGCAAGACTctacaaaatataatgaaaataaacatgacttattatataattcaGAAGGTTATTGTTGCAGAAATGTAtgtattaatgaaaataaaaaatttgataatttaataacGGAACTTCATGATTTTCTTAAAACAgcaaaacaaaaaattgcTGATGAAGAGGAggaagaaaatgaaaatgcCGATTGGAAATTTATGGCACTAGTTGTGGATAgattatctttatatatattttgtatattaattttagcAGCAATAATTGTTATTCCATGTTCTTTACCATCAGAAGAGACCAATTACCAACTCGTtgaatga